Proteins from one Ignavibacteriales bacterium genomic window:
- the nuoE gene encoding NADH-quinone oxidoreductase subunit NuoE has protein sequence MNDTEVQEKKSIVNFKIDLVNKRHQNGSLIPLLQAAQDSYGYIPEKVIYYISELVGIPAAEIYGVITFYSQFRLKPLGKNLIRICEGTACHVNGAKSILTALQDELGITVGETTDDGIFSLQSVACLGCCSLAPVLMINDDTRGNLTMDKVKKILKKYKTEEKIRIAS, from the coding sequence ATGAACGATACAGAAGTTCAAGAGAAAAAAAGCATTGTAAATTTTAAAATTGACCTTGTTAACAAGAGACATCAAAATGGTTCGCTCATTCCGCTGCTTCAAGCTGCGCAGGATTCATACGGATATATTCCGGAAAAAGTTATCTATTATATAAGTGAATTAGTTGGGATACCCGCCGCAGAAATTTATGGCGTAATAACTTTCTATTCACAATTCCGGTTAAAACCGCTCGGTAAAAATCTTATAAGAATTTGCGAAGGTACAGCCTGCCATGTTAACGGTGCTAAAAGTATTCTAACTGCTCTTCAAGATGAGTTAGGTATTACTGTTGGAGAAACTACCGATGACGGCATTTTCAGTTTGCAATCAGTAGCATGTTTAGGTTGCTGTTCTTTAGCCCCTGTGCTTATGATAAACGATGATACGCGCGGAAATCTTACAATGGATAAGGTCAAAAAAATATTGAAGAAGTACAAAACAGAAGAAAAAATCCGGATCGCGTCATGA
- a CDS encoding ATP-binding protein — protein sequence MLKTTSYKLIYELFDHVLIFDRNNEVVFEGNALKRLLNISEKNITGLLYDSHQSNYKSKTLFETIEQVKSDLEPHTIKLNGIKEEYILFPLNFDLDPHILLTPKDKVVEITRIEHDLKERVKELRCLYNVSKELEAPQSINEALEKCIRHVQAAFQFPNDVIINFEIGKKIFGDTSWNPKTINSIYFSDINVNNKKHGEIKVLLKSNVGFLEEEQSMINEIAGKFARAIEESEKTINLEKQKKILLAKNETLLRLTEECHQKQEKLRTFFSAISDRIVVIDHEFNIIMSNKDDIGDSGKCYNKLFGQNEQCANCPALNTFKSAQNCLEEKDGGDIYYTLRSYPIFDQDSKVDRVLEVCRDITVQKRMEAQLLQSYKLASLGKLVAGVAHEINNPNTFILGNLKIIQEALDDIFPVLDNYYSTKRDLKIARLDYDVFKDNISTLITDMINGANRTKKIVGDLRNFAKKDDGTLTDNIDLNYIIKNNLTLTRKHVKKYAELEMILAENLPAFKGNINKIEQVILNLVMNASEAIEKSEGQIVIKTGYEENKKEVLLTIMDNGCGMDETTIKNIFDPFFTTKRNKGGTGLGLSITYGIIKDHNGYINVDSKLGVGTTFTIHFPIKTYAEKDE from the coding sequence ATGCTAAAAACAACCAGCTACAAATTGATTTACGAATTATTTGATCATGTGTTAATATTCGATCGGAACAATGAAGTAGTATTTGAAGGTAATGCTCTTAAACGGTTATTAAATATTTCTGAAAAAAATATTACCGGTTTATTATATGATTCTCACCAATCTAACTATAAATCGAAAACACTTTTTGAAACTATTGAACAAGTCAAGTCTGATCTAGAACCGCATACAATTAAATTAAACGGAATTAAAGAAGAATATATTTTATTCCCTCTTAATTTTGATTTGGACCCGCACATTCTTTTAACACCGAAAGATAAAGTTGTAGAGATAACAAGAATCGAACATGATCTGAAAGAAAGAGTAAAAGAATTACGTTGCCTATATAATGTTAGCAAGGAATTAGAAGCCCCTCAATCAATTAACGAAGCGTTGGAAAAATGTATTAGGCATGTTCAAGCCGCCTTTCAATTTCCTAATGATGTGATAATCAATTTTGAAATTGGTAAAAAGATATTTGGTGATACTTCGTGGAATCCCAAAACAATTAATTCGATTTATTTTTCTGATATAAATGTTAATAATAAAAAACATGGAGAGATTAAAGTATTACTAAAAAGTAATGTTGGTTTTCTCGAAGAAGAACAGAGTATGATAAATGAGATCGCAGGTAAGTTTGCAAGGGCTATAGAAGAATCGGAGAAAACAATAAATCTTGAAAAACAGAAAAAAATATTACTTGCCAAAAATGAAACCTTATTAAGGTTAACAGAAGAGTGCCATCAGAAACAAGAGAAACTTCGTACTTTCTTCAGCGCAATTTCAGACCGCATAGTTGTTATAGATCATGAGTTCAATATTATAATGTCGAATAAAGATGATATAGGCGATTCAGGCAAATGCTATAATAAATTGTTTGGACAAAACGAACAATGCGCAAATTGTCCGGCTTTAAATACTTTTAAATCCGCACAAAATTGTTTGGAAGAAAAGGATGGAGGCGATATTTATTATACACTAAGATCATATCCAATCTTCGATCAGGACAGCAAAGTTGATAGAGTCTTGGAAGTTTGCAGAGATATAACAGTTCAGAAAAGAATGGAAGCCCAACTTTTACAATCGTATAAATTAGCATCACTGGGTAAACTTGTTGCCGGAGTTGCTCATGAAATCAACAATCCGAATACGTTTATACTTGGAAATTTAAAAATCATACAAGAAGCATTAGATGATATCTTTCCGGTTCTTGATAATTATTATTCAACTAAAAGGGATTTAAAAATTGCACGATTAGATTACGATGTTTTTAAGGATAACATTTCTACATTAATTACGGATATGATTAATGGTGCCAACAGGACAAAAAAAATCGTTGGTGATTTGAGAAACTTTGCCAAAAAAGATGATGGAACGCTAACTGATAATATTGATCTGAATTATATCATTAAAAATAATCTTACTCTCACAAGAAAACATGTAAAGAAATACGCAGAGTTGGAAATGATTCTTGCAGAAAACTTACCAGCGTTTAAGGGTAATATTAATAAGATTGAGCAAGTGATATTAAATTTAGTGATGAATGCTTCTGAAGCAATTGAAAAAAGTGAAGGACAAATTGTAATAAAAACCGGTTATGAAGAAAATAAAAAAGAAGTATTATTGACTATTATGGATAACGGCTGCGGCATGGATGAAACTACAATAAAAAATATTTTCGACCCGTTTTTTACTACTAAGCGAAATAAAGGCGGTACTGGATTAGGATTATCAATCACTTATGGAATAATTAAAGATCATAACGGATATATAAATGTAGATTCAAAATTAGGAGTTGGTACTACATTTACAATTCATTTCCCAATCAAAACATATGCAGAAAAAGATGAATAA
- a CDS encoding molybdopterin-dependent oxidoreductase: MGPCKSNCPAGVDAQSYIALISVGKYKDAIKLVKENNPLPQSIGRVCVRDCETACRRNFVDEPVGCNYLKRYIADIDSSDKWIPELKPRKNKKVAIIGGGPAGLTCAYYLTLEGYSPTIFEKLPELGGMLRYGIPEYRLPKKVLDDEINWILDLGVDVRTGIELGKDISIKELMDKGFESVFVGVGAHKASTMGLKGENETEGVFDGIGFLREVENGNVPKLNGTVVIVGGGNTAIDAARTALRCGAEKVKIVYRRSIKEMPAHHEEIKAAQKEGIEILFLTNPKAIVAENKKLKGIECLRQKLEAAKPGERPQPVPIEGSEFIVECDFLIGAIGQKVDTAFVNLDKNCSLEKWGTITVNKKTLATSIPGVFAGGDAVTGPLTAISSIAQGKQAAQSIMSYLEFGTVKIFEKNFLSSKNRFGELSEREFSQIKKLAREKMAELNVTDRIHTFDEVDLGITEEQSLNECARCLECGCAEYYDCALRKYSEEFNLDISEYIGETKKYLVDNRHPFISLDPNKCINCGKCVRTCTEILKVSALGFVYRGFKSVVKPAMEKPLLDTNCITCGNCIDVCPTGAISEKFPFKVMGTLPKENHETVCGFCSVGCKVNFKKINDDIFYVSNSTEEIINTHNKGYLCVKGRFGHRYLMNKNRVNNAIIRRDNLVHEVGVDEAIIYSEKKIKEIINKYGEDSVAVFASPNLSNEELYLLQKFTRVSLKNNNISSFSNLFQNKELDVLDESLNYTISTTTMDNLKNADVIVVINSNLSEENLIMELKIKDAQKGGTKLVVINSSEMRLVKHSDLWLDSTKGTNTLLLDALMKLFVECDSIDNNFINSKTEHFDKFKNKLEMMNLDEAMELINIDRDKFNQLFDITKNINSNIVFIYNQDSTREKSNNDLRAIGNFLLMTGRINRENNGIILLRDNCNSTGLLDMGVNPNYLPGYVKHDELGEIERIGNKWGVNLNSIFKKVDLENKMNHGEIKAAIVFGEDPVAFNINRKFLSNLEFLLVSDSFYTDSVYEADVVLPARTYLEQDGTFTRCDNTLQKAKKFIDNNEIMNWEIIEKLANHFSSGFQHRTIDEIFDEIKRVNKFYSSIEIEKSWIENVTDNDFTQKKLKFSLNKSDLTTFEAIKPVIHFPENYYVSNVKMQLV, from the coding sequence ATTGGTCCATGTAAAAGTAATTGTCCTGCAGGAGTTGATGCGCAATCATACATCGCATTAATCTCTGTCGGTAAATACAAAGATGCAATCAAATTGGTAAAAGAAAATAATCCGCTGCCTCAATCAATTGGAAGAGTTTGCGTTAGAGATTGCGAAACTGCCTGCCGCAGAAATTTTGTTGATGAACCGGTCGGCTGTAATTATTTGAAAAGATATATAGCGGATATTGACAGCAGCGACAAATGGATTCCTGAATTAAAACCAAGAAAGAATAAAAAAGTTGCAATCATCGGCGGTGGTCCGGCGGGATTAACTTGCGCATACTATCTTACCCTCGAAGGTTATTCTCCTACAATTTTTGAAAAACTTCCTGAACTTGGTGGAATGCTGCGGTACGGAATCCCAGAATACCGTCTGCCGAAAAAAGTTCTTGATGACGAGATCAATTGGATTCTTGATCTTGGTGTTGATGTAAGAACCGGAATTGAATTAGGTAAAGATATTTCAATAAAAGAATTGATGGATAAAGGATTTGAATCTGTATTTGTCGGAGTCGGTGCGCACAAAGCATCAACAATGGGACTTAAAGGTGAAAATGAAACCGAAGGAGTTTTTGACGGAATAGGTTTCTTGCGTGAAGTTGAAAATGGAAATGTTCCTAAACTAAATGGAACAGTTGTAATTGTAGGCGGCGGCAACACAGCAATTGATGCTGCTAGAACTGCGTTGAGATGCGGTGCTGAAAAAGTAAAAATCGTTTACAGAAGAAGTATAAAAGAAATGCCTGCACATCATGAAGAAATTAAAGCAGCACAAAAAGAAGGAATTGAAATTCTATTTTTAACAAATCCTAAAGCAATTGTTGCTGAGAATAAAAAATTAAAAGGAATAGAATGCTTAAGGCAAAAACTTGAAGCAGCAAAACCCGGAGAGCGGCCGCAGCCTGTTCCGATTGAAGGGTCGGAATTTATTGTTGAATGCGATTTTCTTATCGGTGCGATTGGTCAGAAAGTGGATACAGCTTTTGTAAATCTTGATAAAAACTGCTCACTTGAAAAATGGGGAACCATAACGGTAAATAAAAAAACTCTCGCCACCTCAATTCCCGGAGTATTTGCCGGAGGTGATGCAGTAACGGGTCCATTAACTGCAATCAGTTCTATTGCTCAAGGCAAACAAGCGGCACAATCAATTATGAGTTACTTAGAATTTGGAACGGTAAAAATATTTGAAAAAAATTTCTTGAGTTCGAAAAATAGATTTGGTGAATTATCCGAAAGGGAATTTTCTCAGATCAAAAAGTTAGCACGAGAAAAAATGGCAGAGTTAAATGTGACCGATAGAATTCACACTTTTGATGAGGTTGATTTGGGAATTACTGAAGAGCAGTCGCTGAATGAATGTGCGCGTTGTTTGGAATGCGGCTGTGCAGAATATTACGACTGCGCCCTTAGAAAATATTCGGAAGAATTTAATCTGGACATTTCGGAATACATTGGTGAAACTAAAAAATATTTAGTTGACAACAGACATCCTTTTATTTCTTTAGATCCGAATAAATGTATTAACTGCGGCAAATGTGTAAGAACATGTACGGAAATTTTAAAAGTATCTGCACTTGGGTTTGTTTACCGAGGATTCAAATCGGTGGTTAAACCCGCAATGGAAAAACCGCTGCTGGATACGAATTGTATTACTTGCGGTAACTGCATTGATGTTTGCCCGACCGGGGCGATCAGCGAAAAATTCCCATTTAAAGTTATGGGAACATTACCAAAAGAAAATCATGAGACTGTTTGCGGTTTTTGCTCTGTCGGATGCAAAGTCAATTTCAAAAAAATTAATGATGATATTTTCTACGTATCCAATTCTACAGAGGAAATAATAAATACTCATAACAAAGGCTATCTATGTGTTAAAGGAAGATTCGGACACCGTTATTTGATGAATAAAAATAGAGTGAACAACGCAATTATTAGAAGAGATAATTTGGTGCACGAAGTTGGAGTTGACGAAGCAATTATTTATTCAGAGAAAAAAATAAAAGAAATAATTAATAAATATGGAGAAGATTCTGTTGCGGTTTTTGCATCTCCGAATTTATCTAATGAGGAATTATATCTACTTCAAAAATTTACACGTGTTAGTCTAAAGAATAACAATATCTCCAGTTTTTCCAATCTGTTTCAGAATAAAGAATTAGATGTACTTGATGAGTCTCTAAATTATACTATTTCAACAACTACCATGGACAATTTGAAAAATGCTGATGTGATTGTGGTAATAAATTCAAATCTCTCCGAAGAAAATTTGATTATGGAATTGAAGATAAAAGACGCTCAAAAAGGAGGGACAAAATTAGTTGTTATAAATTCATCAGAGATGAGATTAGTTAAACATTCTGACCTTTGGTTAGACAGCACAAAAGGAACAAATACACTTTTACTTGATGCTTTAATGAAATTATTTGTTGAATGTGATTCAATTGACAACAATTTTATTAATTCTAAAACAGAACATTTCGATAAATTTAAAAACAAACTCGAGATGATGAATCTGGATGAAGCTATGGAATTGATAAATATTGATCGTGATAAATTCAATCAGCTTTTTGATATAACCAAAAACATAAATTCGAATATTGTTTTCATTTATAATCAGGATTCTACAAGGGAGAAATCAAATAATGATCTTAGAGCAATTGGCAATTTCTTATTAATGACTGGAAGAATTAATCGGGAAAACAACGGAATAATTTTACTAAGAGATAATTGTAACTCAACCGGACTTTTAGATATGGGTGTTAATCCTAATTACTTGCCCGGTTACGTAAAACATGATGAATTAGGTGAGATAGAAAGGATCGGAAATAAGTGGGGAGTAAATCTGAATTCAATTTTCAAAAAAGTTGATCTTGAAAATAAAATGAATCATGGTGAAATAAAAGCTGCAATAGTTTTTGGAGAAGACCCGGTTGCATTTAATATCAATAGAAAATTCCTAAGCAATTTAGAATTTTTACTTGTAAGTGATTCATTTTACACCGACTCCGTTTATGAAGCTGATGTAGTATTGCCTGCTCGGACATATCTGGAACAAGATGGAACTTTCACACGCTGCGATAATACACTGCAAAAAGCGAAAAAATTTATTGATAATAATGAAATCATGAATTGGGAAATAATTGAGAAACTGGCCAACCACTTTTCATCGGGATTTCAGCATAGAACAATAGATGAAATTTTTGATGAAATAAAAAGAGTAAATAAATTTTACAGTTCAATTGAAATTGAAAAATCATGGATTGAAAACGTGACTGATAATGATTTTACGCAAAAGAAATTAAAATTCTCATTAAACAAATCAGACTTAACAACTTTTGAAGCGATCAAACCTGTAATTCATTTCCCAGAGAATTATTATGTTTCAAATGTCAAAATGCAATTAGTTTAG
- a CDS encoding galactose mutarotase — MKSFSKIFMNYALVSFFLLVNLFSTSCKNKETSAEMEVKKELFGKTADGQTVYIYTLTNKNGMTVKITNYGATVVSLTAPDRNGKYEDVVLGYDNIEGYEADKSYFGAIVGRYGNRIGKGKFKLDGKEYQLSINNGENHLHGGTNGFNKKVWQVLGYSNIKYNNLMGGSFIAMKYISKDGEEGYPGTVEITVNYNLSKDNELSINYTALSDKNTIINPTHHSYFNLTGDPNKTILDHELMIDANKFTPVDKGLIPTGKFADVTNTPMDFRKPTKIGARINENYEQLKFGLGYDHNWVLNKHQELEPMIATVYEPTSGRFMQVWTNQPGIQFYCGNFLDGKVKGKNGVMYQYRTGLCLETQHFPDSPNKPDWPSTVLKASKILPYRQSTTYKFSTK, encoded by the coding sequence ATGAAATCATTTTCAAAAATATTTATGAATTATGCTTTGGTAAGTTTCTTTCTATTAGTTAATCTTTTCTCAACATCATGCAAGAATAAGGAGACAAGTGCAGAAATGGAAGTGAAGAAAGAATTATTTGGTAAAACTGCTGACGGACAGACTGTTTATATCTACACTCTTACGAATAAAAACGGTATGACGGTGAAAATTACTAATTACGGTGCAACGGTTGTTTCATTAACAGCACCGGATAGAAATGGAAAATATGAAGATGTTGTTTTAGGGTATGATAACATTGAGGGATATGAAGCTGACAAATCTTATTTCGGTGCGATTGTTGGCAGATATGGAAATAGAATTGGAAAAGGTAAATTCAAATTGGATGGAAAAGAATATCAACTCTCAATCAATAATGGAGAAAATCATCTTCATGGTGGAACGAACGGATTTAATAAAAAAGTTTGGCAAGTTCTTGGTTATAGTAATATTAAGTACAATAATTTAATGGGCGGTTCTTTTATAGCAATGAAATATATAAGTAAGGATGGTGAAGAAGGATATCCCGGTACAGTTGAAATAACAGTTAATTATAATCTATCTAAAGACAATGAACTTTCAATCAACTATACAGCATTGAGTGATAAGAACACGATCATAAATCCCACACATCATTCATATTTTAATTTAACTGGAGATCCAAACAAAACAATTCTTGATCATGAATTAATGATTGATGCCAATAAATTTACTCCTGTTGATAAAGGTTTGATTCCTACAGGTAAGTTTGCCGATGTAACTAATACACCTATGGATTTCCGCAAACCGACAAAGATTGGTGCACGTATAAATGAAAATTATGAACAATTAAAATTTGGTCTTGGCTACGATCATAATTGGGTTTTGAATAAACATCAAGAACTTGAACCGATGATTGCAACTGTATATGAACCAACTTCCGGAAGATTTATGCAAGTGTGGACAAATCAGCCGGGCATTCAATTCTATTGCGGTAATTTTCTTGACGGAAAAGTAAAAGGTAAGAATGGAGTTATGTATCAATATAGAACTGGATTGTGTTTAGAAACCCAGCATTTTCCGGATTCTCCAAACAAACCGGATTGGCCTTCAACTGTTTTGAAAGCAAGTAAGATATTACCTTATAGACAGTCAACTACTTATAAGTTCTCAACGAAATAA
- a CDS encoding sigma-54 dependent transcriptional regulator has product MNKILVIDDNQAVLNFLNIFLLQTRKYQIKTLQDSTLAFNLLDSGKYDLLLLDMDMPNITGLDILKHITENKINITTIVLTGVEDIDLAISAMKLGTYDYMLKPIEEERLIKTIETALDKRKLELNEGGITQRLSLNTLAYKDVFENIITKDEKMVKIFHYVEKFAITDNSVLIWGESGSGKELIAQAIHKISNRRNKKFVAVNAGAFAQELFSSEFFGHEKGAFTGASSDKVGFIEDANGGTLFLDEIGELSLPIQVKLLRVLQDEEFYRLGSIKNIKADVRIIAATNKNLFEEIKKGNFRKDLFFRLNINSINLPPLRERKGDIELLANYFLNMFNEKYKKNVEKISLQVLNCFMSYSFPGNVRELMNLINSAIIVESTNELHKKSLPNYFLENNNSYGELDGEIIPQSLEEMEKNHIKHVLEFTNKNRSKAAEILHISRVNLISKIKKYKIEH; this is encoded by the coding sequence ATGAATAAAATCTTAGTTATTGATGATAATCAAGCAGTTCTTAATTTCTTAAATATTTTCTTGCTGCAAACCAGAAAGTATCAAATAAAAACTTTGCAAGACAGCACACTGGCTTTTAATCTTTTGGATTCCGGGAAATATGATCTATTATTATTAGATATGGATATGCCGAACATAACCGGACTAGATATTTTAAAACATATCACTGAAAATAAAATTAACATAACAACAATTGTACTTACAGGCGTTGAAGATATTGATCTTGCTATTTCCGCAATGAAGTTGGGAACTTACGATTACATGCTTAAACCAATTGAGGAAGAAAGATTAATCAAAACTATCGAGACAGCGTTAGATAAGAGAAAACTTGAATTGAACGAAGGCGGCATAACGCAGCGATTATCATTAAATACACTAGCTTATAAAGATGTTTTTGAAAATATAATAACTAAAGATGAAAAGATGGTTAAAATTTTTCATTACGTTGAAAAATTTGCCATAACAGATAACAGCGTTTTAATTTGGGGAGAAAGCGGGTCCGGGAAAGAACTGATTGCTCAAGCAATTCATAAAATTAGCAACAGACGGAATAAAAAATTTGTAGCCGTTAATGCCGGCGCATTTGCTCAAGAACTATTTTCATCAGAATTTTTTGGTCATGAAAAAGGCGCATTTACCGGAGCTTCTAGTGATAAAGTCGGTTTTATTGAAGATGCTAACGGAGGCACATTATTTTTAGATGAGATTGGCGAACTGTCTTTACCTATTCAAGTGAAACTTCTGCGAGTACTGCAGGATGAAGAATTTTATCGGCTCGGTTCAATAAAGAATATCAAGGCAGATGTAAGGATCATCGCCGCAACTAATAAAAATCTTTTTGAAGAAATTAAAAAAGGAAATTTTAGAAAAGACCTATTTTTCAGACTGAACATTAATTCGATCAACCTTCCTCCGTTAAGAGAAAGAAAAGGTGATATCGAATTATTGGCAAATTATTTTCTTAATATGTTCAATGAAAAGTACAAAAAGAATGTAGAAAAAATTTCTTTACAAGTATTAAATTGTTTTATGAGTTATTCTTTCCCGGGTAATGTTCGAGAGCTAATGAATTTAATTAACAGCGCCATAATTGTTGAAAGTACAAACGAACTGCATAAAAAGTCACTTCCGAATTACTTCTTGGAGAATAATAATTCCTATGGTGAGTTAGACGGAGAAATTATACCACAATCTTTAGAAGAAATGGAAAAAAATCATATTAAGCATGTTCTAGAATTTACTAACAAGAATCGTTCAAAAGCAGCGGAGATACTGCATATATCAAGAGTAAATTTAATTTCGAAAATCAAAAAGTATAAAATTGAGCATTAG
- a CDS encoding NADH-quinone oxidoreductase subunit NuoF: MKKVKVGLGTCGISAGGELVFNKLKEEIKTKNLEIEINETGCMGMCYEEALVEVVDDNDSFLYSNVTVDKVGRIVNEHLINNKPVIEWIIKSNDVSKEDAFLKNQKRIVLRNCGVIDPTSIDEYIGHDGYKALEKVLKNFTQQEVIDLIIKSGLRGRGGAGFTTGMKWKFANQEKSEKKYIICNADEGDPGAFMDRSVLEGDPHSVLEGMMIAAYAIGSDEGYIYCRAEYPLAIKRLRTAIKQCELKGFLGKNILGLKFNFTIKIKEGAGAFVCGEETALMVSIEGKRGVPRLRPPFPASKGLWDKPTNINNVETFANIPWIINNGWEKYSSLGTEKSKGTKVFALAGKIKRSGLAEVPMGMTINEIVFDLGGGIKNDKKFKAVQMGGPSGGCIPASMGDLKIDYDEIVRTGAIMGSGGLIVLDETTCMVDLARYFLNFTQNESCGKCTFCRVGTKRMLEILERITIGKGKENDVEILQDLASKITKNSLCGLGQSAPNPVLTTIKYFREEYEAHIQNKKCSAHSCSALIDYTIDEVNCKGCGLCIKACSSNAITGSKKAVHYVNQELCIKCGRCFDVCNLDAVIKN, translated from the coding sequence ATGAAAAAAGTAAAAGTTGGGTTAGGTACTTGTGGAATTTCTGCTGGCGGAGAATTGGTTTTCAATAAACTCAAAGAAGAGATAAAAACAAAAAATCTTGAAATCGAGATTAACGAAACCGGTTGTATGGGAATGTGCTACGAAGAAGCGTTGGTTGAAGTTGTAGATGATAACGATAGCTTCCTTTATTCAAACGTTACTGTTGATAAAGTTGGTAGAATAGTAAATGAACATTTAATAAATAATAAACCTGTTATTGAATGGATTATTAAAAGCAATGATGTTTCAAAAGAAGATGCTTTTCTTAAAAATCAAAAAAGAATTGTTCTTCGTAATTGCGGTGTAATAGATCCAACATCAATAGACGAATACATTGGACACGACGGGTACAAAGCTTTAGAAAAAGTATTGAAAAATTTTACACAACAGGAGGTTATTGATTTGATTATTAAATCCGGTTTGCGCGGAAGAGGCGGTGCCGGATTTACAACGGGGATGAAATGGAAATTTGCTAATCAAGAAAAAAGCGAAAAGAAATATATTATCTGCAATGCCGATGAAGGTGACCCCGGCGCATTTATGGATAGAAGTGTTTTGGAAGGAGATCCGCATTCTGTCCTTGAAGGAATGATGATAGCAGCATATGCAATCGGCTCGGATGAAGGATACATTTACTGCCGTGCAGAATATCCGCTTGCAATTAAAAGATTACGGACAGCAATAAAACAATGCGAGTTAAAAGGATTTTTAGGAAAAAATATTTTAGGCTTGAAGTTCAACTTCACAATAAAAATTAAAGAAGGCGCCGGTGCATTCGTTTGCGGCGAAGAAACTGCGCTGATGGTTTCGATAGAAGGAAAGCGCGGAGTTCCCCGGCTTCGTCCTCCGTTTCCTGCGAGCAAAGGTTTATGGGATAAACCGACAAACATCAACAACGTTGAAACATTTGCTAATATACCATGGATAATTAATAACGGATGGGAAAAATATTCTTCTCTGGGAACTGAAAAAAGTAAAGGGACAAAAGTTTTTGCGCTTGCTGGAAAAATAAAAAGAAGCGGGCTTGCAGAAGTACCGATGGGTATGACGATCAATGAAATTGTTTTTGATCTCGGCGGCGGAATTAAGAACGATAAAAAATTCAAAGCTGTACAAATGGGAGGACCATCCGGCGGATGCATTCCGGCAAGTATGGGAGATCTTAAAATAGATTATGATGAGATCGTCCGCACCGGTGCAATAATGGGTTCCGGTGGATTGATAGTACTAGATGAAACAACCTGCATGGTAGATCTAGCACGTTACTTTCTAAACTTTACACAAAATGAATCTTGCGGTAAATGCACATTCTGCAGAGTTGGTACAAAAAGAATGCTGGAGATTCTAGAAAGAATTACAATCGGTAAAGGAAAAGAAAATGATGTTGAAATACTTCAAGACTTAGCCAGCAAAATTACAAAGAACAGTCTCTGCGGACTGGGGCAGTCTGCACCAAATCCGGTTTTAACAACTATCAAATATTTTAGGGAAGAATACGAAGCACACATACAAAACAAAAAATGTTCTGCGCATAGCTGCTCAGCATTAATTGATTATACCATTGACGAAGTGAATTGTAAAGGATGCGGACTTTGTATCAAAGCGTGTTCATCCAATGCAATTACCGGAAGCAAGAAAGCGGTTCACTACGTCAATCAAGAATTGTGTATTAAGTGCGGTCGCTGTTTCGATGTATGCAATTTAGACGCGGTAATAAAAAACTGA